A DNA window from Mycolicibacter terrae contains the following coding sequences:
- a CDS encoding DUF58 domain-containing protein, which yields MLRGGIRDPKLAAALRTLELTVKRKLDGVLHGDHLGLIPGPGSEPGESRLYQPGDDVRRMDWSVTARTTHPHVRQMIADRELETWLVVDMSASMDFGTATCEKRDLAVAAAAAIVYLNSGGGNRLGALVANGERVVRVPARSGRNHEQTLLRTIATVPRAPAGVRGDLALAIDALRRPERRRGMAVVISDFLGPINWMRPLRAIAARHEVLGIEVLDPRDVELPDVGDVVLQDTESGVTREFTIDAKLRDDFARAAAAHRADVAQALRSCGAPLLSLRTDRDWIADIVRFVESRRRGALAGMS from the coding sequence ATGCTGCGCGGGGGGATCCGTGACCCCAAACTGGCGGCGGCGCTGCGAACCCTCGAGCTGACCGTCAAACGCAAGCTCGACGGTGTGCTGCACGGGGATCACCTCGGACTGATTCCCGGGCCCGGCTCGGAACCCGGCGAGTCGCGGCTCTACCAGCCCGGCGACGACGTGCGCCGGATGGACTGGTCGGTCACGGCACGCACCACCCATCCGCATGTCCGCCAGATGATCGCCGATCGGGAGTTGGAGACCTGGCTGGTGGTCGACATGTCGGCCAGCATGGATTTCGGTACCGCGACCTGCGAGAAGCGTGACCTGGCGGTGGCCGCGGCCGCGGCCATCGTCTACCTCAACAGCGGCGGCGGCAATCGGTTGGGCGCGTTGGTGGCCAACGGTGAGCGCGTTGTGCGGGTGCCGGCGCGCTCCGGGCGCAACCACGAGCAGACATTGCTGCGCACCATCGCCACCGTTCCGCGCGCCCCGGCGGGGGTGCGGGGCGACCTGGCGCTGGCCATCGACGCCCTGCGCCGGCCAGAACGACGGCGCGGCATGGCGGTCGTGATCAGTGACTTCCTCGGCCCGATCAACTGGATGCGCCCACTGCGTGCGATCGCGGCCCGCCACGAGGTGCTGGGCATCGAAGTACTCGATCCGCGTGATGTAGAACTGCCCGACGTCGGTGATGTGGTGCTGCAGGACACCGAATCCGGCGTCACCCGCGAGTTCACCATCGACGCGAAACTGCGCGACGATTTCGCCCGGGCCGCGGCGGCCCACCGCGCCGATGTCGCACAGGCGTTGCGCAGCTGTGGTGCGCCGCTGTTGTCACTGCGCACCGACCGGGACTGGATCGCCGACATCGTTCGATTCGTCGAGTCACGCCGGCGCGGCGCGCTGGCGGGGATGTCGTGA
- the moxR1 gene encoding chaperone MoxR1, whose translation MTSSDGTPAGASGFPGQEGAQASGSGLAADVHALERAIFEVKRVIVGQDQLVERILVGLLAKGHVLLEGVPGVAKTLAVETFAKVVGGSFARIQFTPDLVPTDIIGTRIYRQGREEFDTELGPVMVNFLLADEINRAPAKVQSALLEVMQERQVSIGGKRFPLPTPFLVMATQNPIEHEGVYPLPEAQRDRFLFKINVGYPSPEEEREIIYRMGVTPPEPKQILNPGDLLRLQGLAANNFVHHALVDYVVRVITATRHPEQFGMPDVKSWLSFGASPRASLGIIAASRALALVRGRDYVIPQDVIEVIPDVLRHRLVLSYDALADEITSEIVINRVLQTVPLPQVNAVPQQQHSAPPGAPTAAAVASGR comes from the coding sequence ATGACGTCATCGGATGGGACGCCCGCGGGCGCCAGCGGTTTTCCCGGCCAGGAGGGCGCGCAGGCCTCCGGCTCAGGCCTGGCCGCTGATGTACACGCGCTCGAGCGGGCCATCTTCGAGGTCAAGCGCGTCATCGTCGGCCAGGACCAGCTCGTCGAGCGGATCCTGGTCGGGCTGCTGGCCAAGGGACACGTGCTGCTCGAAGGGGTGCCCGGGGTGGCCAAGACCCTGGCCGTCGAGACCTTCGCCAAGGTGGTCGGCGGGTCGTTCGCGCGCATCCAGTTCACCCCGGACCTGGTCCCGACCGACATCATCGGCACCCGCATCTACCGGCAGGGCCGCGAGGAGTTCGACACCGAGCTCGGCCCGGTGATGGTCAACTTCCTGCTGGCCGACGAGATCAACCGTGCGCCGGCCAAGGTGCAGTCCGCGCTGCTGGAGGTCATGCAGGAACGTCAGGTGTCCATCGGCGGCAAGAGGTTCCCGCTGCCCACCCCGTTCCTGGTGATGGCCACCCAGAACCCGATCGAACACGAGGGCGTCTACCCGCTGCCGGAAGCGCAGCGCGACCGCTTCCTGTTCAAGATCAATGTCGGCTACCCCTCCCCGGAGGAGGAGCGCGAGATCATCTACCGGATGGGTGTCACCCCGCCGGAGCCCAAGCAGATCCTCAACCCCGGCGACCTGCTGCGGTTGCAGGGCCTCGCGGCCAACAACTTCGTGCACCACGCGCTGGTCGACTACGTGGTGCGGGTCATCACCGCCACTCGCCACCCCGAGCAGTTCGGTATGCCGGACGTGAAGAGCTGGCTGTCCTTCGGGGCGTCGCCGCGCGCCTCGCTGGGCATCATCGCCGCATCCCGGGCGCTGGCACTGGTGCGCGGCCGCGACTACGTGATCCCGCAGGACGTCATCGAGGTCATCCCCGACGTGTTGCGGCACCGGCTGGTGCTGTCCTACGACGCGCTCGCCGATGAGATCACTTCGGAGATCGTCATCAACCGCGTGCTGCAGACAGTGCCGCTGCCGCAGGTCAATGCCGTTCCGCAGCAGCAGCATTCAGCGCCGCCGGGTGCCCCGACCGCTGCGGCAGTGGCCAGCGGTCGGTGA
- a CDS encoding DoxX family protein: MSALTARPTYAALAAFLAGDAVASAIPLPYVAANMDAMRIPPRVRWAVPVAKAATALGLASVFRFPGVARATTAALTLYFAGALGIHLRVRNRVASTVPAVLLAAVFAAMTVQGPHPAGGGTRALNSYAGR, encoded by the coding sequence GTGAGCGCACTGACCGCGCGGCCGACCTACGCGGCGCTGGCGGCGTTTTTGGCCGGTGACGCGGTGGCATCGGCGATTCCGCTGCCCTACGTCGCGGCGAACATGGATGCCATGCGGATCCCACCTCGGGTCCGCTGGGCGGTCCCGGTGGCCAAAGCCGCCACCGCGCTGGGTCTGGCCTCGGTGTTCCGCTTCCCGGGTGTCGCCCGGGCCACCACCGCGGCGTTGACGCTGTACTTCGCCGGGGCGCTCGGCATTCACCTGCGGGTGCGCAACCGCGTCGCCAGCACCGTTCCGGCGGTGCTGCTGGCGGCGGTGTTCGCGGCGATGACGGTTCAGGGCCCGCACCCCGCCGGCGGCGGGACCCGGGCCCTGAACTCCTACGCGGGTCGCTAA
- the inhA gene encoding NADH-dependent enoyl-ACP reductase InhA: protein MAGILDGKRILVTGIITDSSIAFHIAKVAQEAGAQLICTGFDRLRLIQRILDRLPSPAPLLELDVQNQEHLDTLADRITEVIGEGNKLDGVVHSIGFMPQTGMGVNPFFDAPYEDVAKGIHISAYSYASLAKATLPIMNPGGSIVGMDFDPTRAMPAYNWMTVAKSALESVNRFVAREAGPQGVRSNLVAAGPIRTLAMSAIVGGALGEGAGEQIRLLEEGWDQRAPVGWDMKDPTPVAKTVCALLSDWLPATTGTVVYADGGAHTQLL, encoded by the coding sequence ATGGCAGGCATTCTCGACGGCAAACGGATCCTGGTCACCGGGATCATCACCGACTCCTCCATCGCGTTTCACATCGCCAAGGTGGCCCAGGAAGCCGGCGCGCAGCTGATCTGCACCGGCTTCGACCGGCTGCGGCTGATCCAGCGCATCTTGGACCGTCTCCCCAGCCCGGCTCCCTTATTGGAGCTCGACGTGCAGAACCAGGAGCATCTCGACACCCTGGCCGACCGGATCACCGAGGTGATCGGGGAGGGCAACAAACTCGACGGTGTGGTGCACTCGATCGGATTCATGCCCCAGACCGGGATGGGCGTCAACCCGTTCTTCGACGCCCCCTACGAGGACGTCGCCAAGGGCATTCACATCTCCGCCTACTCCTACGCCTCGCTGGCGAAGGCGACGCTGCCGATCATGAACCCGGGCGGGTCGATCGTCGGCATGGACTTCGACCCGACGCGGGCGATGCCGGCCTACAACTGGATGACGGTGGCCAAGAGCGCGCTGGAGTCGGTGAACCGCTTCGTCGCGCGTGAGGCCGGCCCGCAGGGTGTGCGGTCGAATCTCGTTGCGGCCGGGCCGATCCGGACCCTGGCGATGAGTGCGATCGTCGGCGGAGCGCTGGGCGAGGGCGCCGGCGAGCAGATCCGCCTGCTCGAGGAGGGCTGGGACCAGCGCGCCCCGGTCGGCTGGGATATGAAGGACCCCACCCCGGTGGCCAAGACCGTCTGCGCGCTGCTGTCGGACTGGCTGCCGGCGACCACCGGCACAGTCGTCTACGCCGACGGCGGCGCCCACACCCAGTTGCTGTAG
- a CDS encoding NfeD family protein gives MSPALVWLVFALGLAGAEALTGDMFLLMLSGGALSAAGVSWLTDLPLWTDGAVFLVVSVLLLVLVRPALRRRLWSGAGSETGVRALQGKTALVLDRVERHGGQVKLDGEVWTARPLADGDVFEPGEQVTVMHIDGATAVVGKVL, from the coding sequence ATGTCGCCTGCCCTGGTCTGGTTGGTCTTCGCGCTCGGGCTTGCCGGTGCCGAGGCGCTCACCGGCGACATGTTCTTGCTGATGCTGTCCGGGGGTGCGCTGTCGGCGGCCGGGGTCAGCTGGCTGACGGACTTGCCGCTCTGGACCGACGGCGCGGTATTCCTGGTGGTGTCGGTGCTGCTGCTGGTGCTGGTGCGCCCCGCCCTGCGGCGGCGGCTGTGGTCGGGGGCGGGCAGTGAGACCGGGGTACGGGCCCTGCAGGGCAAGACCGCTCTGGTGCTCGACCGCGTCGAGCGTCACGGCGGCCAGGTGAAGCTCGACGGTGAGGTGTGGACGGCGCGCCCGCTGGCCGACGGGGACGTCTTCGAACCGGGCGAACAGGTCACCGTGATGCATATCGACGGGGCCACCGCGGTGGTCGGCAAGGTCTTATAG
- a CDS encoding SPFH domain-containing protein, which produces MEGATTGLVLLAVLVVFAAIVVAKSVALIPQAEAAVIERLGRYSRTVSGQLTLLVPFIDRVRARIDLRERVVSFPPQPVITEDNLTLNIDTVVYFQVTNPKAAVYEISNYIVGVEQLTTTTLRNVVGGMTLEQTLTSREVINSQLRGVLDEATGRWGLRVARVELRSIDPPPSIQASMEKQMKADREKRAMILTAEGQREAAIKQAEGEKQAEILTAEGAKQAAILTAEGERQSRMLRAQGERAAAYLQAQGQAKAIEKTFAAIKAGRPTPELLAYQYLQVLPEMARGGANKVWVVPSDFGTALQGFTKLLGAPGEDGVFRYQPSPVDENAAKPEDDSDEVADWFTTQTDPAIAQAVAKAEADARKPVEGGILPPQLDPGMA; this is translated from the coding sequence ATGGAAGGCGCTACGACCGGCCTGGTCCTGTTGGCGGTACTGGTGGTGTTCGCGGCGATCGTGGTCGCCAAGTCGGTGGCGCTGATCCCGCAGGCCGAGGCCGCGGTGATCGAACGGCTGGGCCGCTACAGCCGCACGGTCAGCGGCCAGTTGACCCTGCTGGTGCCGTTCATCGACCGGGTGCGCGCCCGCATCGACCTGCGTGAGCGGGTGGTGTCGTTCCCGCCGCAGCCGGTGATCACCGAGGACAACCTGACGCTGAACATCGACACCGTCGTCTACTTCCAGGTCACCAACCCTAAGGCCGCGGTGTATGAGATCAGCAACTACATCGTCGGCGTCGAGCAGCTGACCACCACCACGCTGCGCAACGTGGTCGGCGGGATGACGCTGGAGCAGACCCTGACCTCCCGCGAGGTGATCAACAGCCAACTGCGCGGCGTGCTCGACGAGGCCACCGGACGCTGGGGCCTGCGGGTGGCCCGGGTGGAGCTGCGCAGCATCGATCCGCCGCCGTCGATCCAGGCGTCGATGGAGAAGCAGATGAAGGCGGATCGGGAGAAGCGGGCGATGATCCTGACCGCGGAAGGCCAGCGGGAGGCCGCGATCAAACAGGCCGAGGGGGAGAAGCAGGCCGAGATCCTCACCGCCGAGGGCGCCAAGCAGGCGGCGATCCTGACCGCCGAAGGCGAGCGGCAGTCCCGGATGCTGCGGGCCCAGGGTGAGCGGGCCGCCGCCTACCTGCAGGCCCAGGGGCAGGCCAAGGCCATCGAGAAGACCTTCGCGGCGATCAAGGCCGGCCGGCCCACTCCCGAGCTCCTGGCCTACCAATACCTGCAGGTGCTGCCGGAAATGGCTCGGGGCGGGGCCAACAAGGTCTGGGTGGTGCCCAGCGATTTCGGCACCGCCCTGCAGGGCTTCACCAAGCTGCTCGGCGCTCCGGGCGAGGACGGTGTCTTCCGTTACCAGCCTTCGCCGGTCGATGAGAATGCGGCCAAACCGGAGGACGACAGCGACGAGGTCGCCGACTGGTTCACCACCCAGACCGACCCTGCGATCGCGCAGGCGGTCGCCAAGGCCGAGGCCGATGCGCGCAAGCCGGTCGAGGGCGGGATACTTCCGCCGCAGCTCGACCCCGGCATGGCGTGA
- a CDS encoding MIP/aquaporin family protein: protein MIGTFVFMFAVIGIVLSGTECVAATALGIGSVLMVMVYASGHISGGHLNPAVSIAAYLRGALPLGDLGPYIVAQLVGALAAFGVGFGLWHDKYSTGTLDLSGAIWPAFLAELIFTFALCYIVLHTATSKDSAGNSFYGLAIGFIVTVGVVAVGAISGAAFNPAITFGLMLSGIFAWKFLWVYLVAQVLGAVVAAYAYKATSLDEHTPARKG from the coding sequence ATGATCGGCACATTTGTTTTCATGTTCGCGGTGATCGGCATCGTGTTGTCCGGCACCGAATGTGTGGCCGCGACCGCGCTGGGCATCGGCTCGGTGTTGATGGTCATGGTGTATGCCAGCGGCCACATCTCCGGTGGCCACCTCAACCCGGCGGTTTCGATCGCCGCGTATCTGCGCGGCGCTCTGCCATTGGGTGACCTGGGCCCCTACATCGTCGCTCAACTGGTCGGTGCCCTCGCGGCATTCGGAGTGGGATTCGGGCTGTGGCACGACAAGTACTCGACCGGAACTCTCGATCTGAGCGGCGCCATCTGGCCGGCATTCCTCGCCGAGCTGATATTCACCTTCGCGCTCTGCTACATCGTGCTGCACACCGCAACCAGCAAAGACAGCGCCGGCAACAGCTTCTACGGCCTGGCGATCGGGTTCATCGTGACCGTCGGCGTGGTGGCGGTCGGCGCCATCTCCGGCGCCGCGTTCAACCCGGCCATCACCTTCGGCCTGATGCTGTCGGGCATCTTCGCCTGGAAATTCCTCTGGGTCTACCTGGTCGCCCAGGTGCTCGGCGCGGTCGTGGCCGCCTACGCCTACAAGGCGACCAGCCTCGACGAGCACACCCCCGCCCGTAAGGGTTAG
- a CDS encoding NAD(P)H-dependent flavin oxidoreductase: MADVAGGRLAAAVSRAGGLGLIGGGYGDENWLRREFDRAGDARVGCGFITWALAEQPALLDLALSYRPAAVMLSFGDPAPFAAAVRASGARLICQVQDLDQADRAVACGADVLVAQGVEAGGHGCGRRTTMTLVPEIADLLAARDSTIPVLAAGGIADGRGLAAALMLGASGVLCGSVFYAADEALTTPAARAVVTAATGDSTCRTGVYDVVRGYRWPAGHTMSVLRNAFTDRWHGAEAELAAAGDPVGAQYRQAVADADYRTANVTVGQAAGLIRAAASAGDIMAGLTAGAARLLGSRSGG; encoded by the coding sequence ATGGCCGACGTCGCCGGCGGCCGCCTGGCAGCGGCGGTCTCCCGGGCGGGCGGCCTGGGCCTGATCGGCGGTGGCTACGGCGACGAAAACTGGCTTCGGCGCGAGTTCGACCGGGCCGGCGACGCCCGGGTCGGCTGCGGGTTCATCACCTGGGCGCTGGCCGAGCAACCGGCCCTGCTGGACCTGGCGCTGAGCTACCGGCCGGCGGCGGTCATGCTCTCGTTCGGCGATCCCGCTCCGTTCGCCGCGGCGGTCAGGGCCTCCGGTGCGCGGCTGATCTGCCAGGTTCAAGACCTCGACCAGGCCGACCGTGCGGTGGCGTGCGGCGCCGATGTGCTTGTGGCACAGGGCGTCGAGGCCGGCGGGCACGGTTGCGGGCGCCGCACCACGATGACGCTGGTACCCGAGATCGCCGACCTGCTCGCCGCCCGCGACTCCACGATTCCGGTGCTGGCCGCCGGGGGAATCGCCGACGGGCGCGGGCTGGCCGCGGCGCTGATGCTCGGCGCTTCCGGGGTGCTGTGCGGCAGCGTCTTCTACGCCGCGGACGAAGCACTGACCACCCCGGCAGCGCGCGCAGTGGTGACGGCCGCAACCGGCGACAGCACCTGCCGCACCGGCGTGTACGACGTGGTCCGCGGCTACCGGTGGCCGGCCGGGCACACCATGAGCGTGCTGCGCAACGCTTTCACCGACCGGTGGCACGGCGCCGAAGCCGAACTGGCGGCCGCGGGCGACCCGGTGGGCGCGCAGTACCGGCAGGCCGTCGCCGACGCCGACTACCGCACCGCCAACGTCACCGTCGGCCAAGCCGCCGGGCTGATCCGCGCGGCCGCCTCGGCCGGCGACATCATGGCCGGGCTGACCGCGGGGGCGGCACGTCTGCTCGGCAGCCGAAGCGGCGGCTAG
- a CDS encoding VWA domain-containing protein, whose protein sequence is MTLPLLGPMTLSGFAHPWFFLFLFVVLGLVALYILMQVARQRRILRFANMELLESVAPKAPTRWRHLSAVLLVSSLLLFTIAMAGPTHDVRIPRNRAVVMLVIDVSQSMRATDVEPSRLVAAQEAGKQFADELTAGINLGLIAYAGTATVLTSPTTNREATKAAIDKLQLADRTATGEGIFTALQAIATVGAVIGGGDTPPPARIVLLSDGKETVPSNPDNPKGAFTAARTAKDQGVPVSTISFGTPYGYVEINEQRQPVPVDDDSLKKIADLSGGTAYTASSLAQLKEVYSTLQDQIGYETIRGDASTGWLRLGAFILALAGLAALLLNRRLPA, encoded by the coding sequence ATGACATTGCCGCTCCTCGGGCCGATGACGCTGTCCGGTTTCGCTCACCCGTGGTTCTTCCTGTTCTTGTTCGTCGTCCTGGGCCTGGTCGCGCTGTACATCCTCATGCAGGTGGCGCGGCAGCGGCGGATCCTGCGGTTCGCCAACATGGAGTTGCTGGAGAGCGTGGCGCCCAAGGCGCCGACCCGGTGGCGGCACCTGTCGGCGGTCCTGCTGGTGAGCTCGCTGCTGCTGTTCACCATCGCGATGGCCGGCCCAACCCACGACGTGCGGATCCCGCGCAACCGCGCGGTGGTGATGCTGGTGATCGACGTGTCGCAGTCGATGCGGGCCACCGACGTCGAACCCAGCCGGCTGGTGGCCGCGCAGGAGGCCGGTAAGCAGTTCGCCGACGAGCTGACCGCGGGCATCAACCTCGGTCTGATCGCCTACGCCGGCACCGCGACCGTGCTGACCTCGCCGACCACCAATCGCGAGGCCACCAAGGCGGCGATCGACAAGCTGCAATTGGCCGACCGGACCGCCACCGGGGAGGGCATCTTCACCGCGCTGCAGGCGATCGCCACCGTGGGCGCGGTGATCGGCGGCGGCGACACACCGCCGCCGGCGCGCATCGTGTTGCTGTCCGACGGCAAGGAGACCGTCCCGTCCAACCCGGACAACCCCAAGGGGGCGTTCACCGCGGCGCGCACCGCCAAGGACCAGGGGGTGCCGGTCTCGACGATCTCGTTCGGCACGCCGTATGGCTACGTCGAGATCAACGAGCAGCGCCAGCCGGTGCCGGTCGATGACGACTCGCTGAAGAAGATCGCCGACCTGTCCGGCGGCACTGCCTACACCGCATCCAGCCTGGCCCAGCTCAAAGAGGTCTACTCCACCCTGCAGGACCAGATCGGCTACGAGACGATCCGCGGCGACGCGTCCACCGGCTGGTTGCGGCTCGGTGCGTTCATCCTGGCGCTGGCCGGGCTGGCGGCGCTGCTGCTGAACCGGCGGCTGCCGGCCTAA
- a CDS encoding ferrochelatase, with protein MDLDAVLLLSFGGPEGPEQVRPFLENVTRGRGVPPARLDAVAEHYQHFGGVSPINAINRALADVLRAELPGLPVYFGNRNWAPYIEDVVAQMAADGARRAAVLATSAWGGYSGCEQYAQDIARARRAVGERAPELVKLRHYFDHPLFVEMFAEAIAAAADTLPAGLRDTARLVFTAHSIPVAADERYGPRLYSRQVAHATGLVAAAAGYTDYDQVWQSRSGPPQVPWLEPDVEAHLGTLAAAGVPAVIVCPIGFLSDNIEVLFDLDHEVRTQAQAAGIAYARASTPNADRRLARLARGLIDELREGGEPERVAGPAGLGCGFGVNGAPCGSSHCAAAVAPAGSPPSD; from the coding sequence ATGGACCTCGACGCCGTCTTACTCCTGTCGTTCGGCGGACCCGAAGGGCCCGAGCAGGTTCGGCCCTTCCTGGAGAACGTCACCCGGGGGCGCGGCGTGCCCCCGGCCCGGCTCGACGCCGTCGCCGAGCATTACCAGCACTTCGGCGGGGTGTCGCCGATCAACGCGATCAACCGGGCGCTGGCCGACGTCTTGCGGGCCGAATTGCCCGGGCTGCCGGTGTATTTCGGAAACCGCAACTGGGCGCCCTACATCGAGGACGTCGTCGCGCAGATGGCCGCCGACGGGGCCCGCCGCGCCGCGGTGCTGGCGACCTCGGCCTGGGGCGGCTATTCCGGCTGCGAGCAGTACGCGCAGGACATCGCCCGGGCGCGGCGGGCGGTCGGAGAGCGGGCCCCCGAACTGGTGAAGCTGCGGCACTATTTCGACCATCCACTGTTCGTGGAGATGTTCGCCGAGGCGATCGCCGCCGCCGCCGACACCCTGCCGGCCGGCCTGCGCGACACCGCCCGCCTGGTGTTCACCGCGCACTCGATACCGGTCGCCGCCGATGAGCGCTACGGCCCGCGTCTCTACAGCCGCCAGGTCGCCCACGCCACCGGCCTGGTCGCGGCCGCGGCCGGATACACCGACTACGACCAGGTGTGGCAGTCGCGCTCCGGACCCCCGCAGGTGCCCTGGCTGGAGCCCGACGTCGAAGCCCACCTGGGCACCTTGGCCGCTGCCGGGGTGCCCGCGGTGATCGTGTGCCCGATCGGATTCCTCAGTGACAACATCGAGGTGCTGTTCGATCTCGACCACGAAGTGCGGACGCAGGCGCAGGCCGCCGGAATCGCCTACGCCCGTGCGAGCACCCCGAACGCGGACCGGCGATTGGCCCGCCTGGCGCGCGGCCTCATCGACGAACTGCGCGAGGGCGGTGAACCCGAGCGCGTCGCCGGCCCGGCCGGGCTGGGCTGTGGCTTCGGTGTCAACGGGGCGCCCTGCGGGTCATCGCACTGCGCTGCGGCAGTCGCCCCCGCCGGTTCGCCGCCGAGCGACTAG
- the ripB gene encoding NlpC/P60 family peptidoglycan endopeptidase RipB yields MRQSSLRLSRLIASLLVAGPVMLGLATPAAADPGWDPTLPATISAGAPGDPLAVANASLQATAQATQTTMDLGRKFLSGLGFNVGDEAAGNVSPGQRVHGKQAIEYVIRRAGSQMGVPYSWGGGSLTGPSKGIDSGAGTVGFDCSGLMRYAFAGVGVLIPRFSGDQYNAGRHIPRNQARRGDLILYGPGGGQHVAMFLGGGKMLEASGSAGKVVVSPVRTAGMTPYLTRIIEY; encoded by the coding sequence ATGCGACAGAGTTCACTACGTCTATCCCGGCTTATCGCGTCGCTGCTGGTGGCGGGTCCGGTGATGCTGGGGCTGGCCACACCGGCCGCGGCGGATCCGGGATGGGATCCCACCCTGCCGGCGACGATCAGCGCCGGGGCGCCGGGCGATCCGCTGGCGGTCGCCAACGCGTCGCTGCAGGCCACCGCGCAGGCCACCCAGACCACCATGGATCTGGGCCGCAAGTTCCTGTCCGGGCTGGGTTTCAACGTCGGCGACGAAGCCGCCGGGAACGTGTCTCCCGGCCAGCGGGTGCACGGCAAGCAGGCCATCGAGTACGTCATCCGCCGCGCCGGCTCGCAGATGGGGGTGCCCTACTCGTGGGGCGGCGGCTCGCTCACCGGCCCGAGCAAGGGGATCGACTCGGGGGCCGGCACGGTCGGCTTCGACTGCTCGGGGCTGATGCGGTACGCGTTCGCCGGCGTCGGGGTGCTCATCCCGCGGTTCTCCGGCGACCAGTACAACGCCGGCCGGCATATACCGCGGAATCAGGCCCGCCGCGGTGACCTGATCCTCTACGGCCCCGGCGGCGGGCAGCACGTGGCGATGTTCCTCGGCGGCGGCAAGATGCTGGAGGCTTCCGGCAGCGCCGGCAAAGTCGTCGTCAGCCCGGTGCGAACGGCCGGCATGACGCCGTATCTGACCCGGATCATCGAGTACTGA
- a CDS encoding nitroreductase family deazaflavin-dependent oxidoreductase, translating into MSVLAETASRLLRSRRLMRAPIWLYRARLGGLLGGRLLMLEHTGRKTGAPRRVVLEVIDHPRTDSYIVASGFGERAQWFRNITVDPRVRVYAGSGRPASATARVLDQREADRVLGDYSQRHPRTWEQFSAVLERTLGEPVTATNTRLPMVELRLDR; encoded by the coding sequence ATGTCCGTCCTCGCCGAGACCGCCAGTCGTCTGTTGCGCTCGCGGCGGCTGATGCGGGCCCCGATCTGGCTGTATCGAGCACGGCTCGGCGGCCTGCTCGGCGGGCGACTGCTGATGCTCGAACACACCGGGCGCAAGACCGGCGCGCCTCGGCGGGTGGTTCTGGAGGTTATCGACCATCCCCGCACCGACAGCTATATCGTCGCGTCGGGCTTTGGTGAACGCGCCCAATGGTTTCGCAACATCACCGTCGATCCCCGGGTGCGGGTCTACGCCGGCAGCGGGCGCCCCGCATCGGCCACCGCCCGGGTGCTCGACCAGCGCGAGGCGGACCGGGTGCTGGGCGACTACAGCCAGCGCCATCCCCGCACCTGGGAACAGTTCAGCGCGGTGCTCGAACGGACGCTGGGCGAGCCGGTCACCGCGACCAACACCCGGCTGCCGATGGTCGAGCTGCGGCTGGACCGCTAG
- the fabG1 gene encoding 3-oxoacyl-ACP reductase FabG1: MPVTDSETPAGKPPFVSRSVLVTGGNRGIGLAIAQRLAADGHKVAVTHRGSGAPEGLFGVVCDVTDNDAVDRAFKEVEEHQGPVEVLVSNAGISKDAFLMRMTEERFTEVIDTNLTGAFRVAQRASRSMQRKRFGRIIFIGSVSGMWGIGNQANYAAAKAGLIGMARSISRELSKAGVTANVVAPGYIDTEMTRALDERIQAGALEFIPAKRVGTAQEVAGAVSFLASEDAGYIAGAVIPVDGGMGMGH; encoded by the coding sequence ATGCCGGTGACTGACAGCGAAACGCCGGCAGGCAAACCTCCGTTTGTGTCCCGTTCGGTCCTGGTCACCGGCGGAAACCGGGGTATCGGGTTGGCGATCGCTCAGCGGCTGGCCGCCGACGGCCACAAGGTGGCGGTGACCCACCGCGGCTCCGGGGCCCCGGAGGGGTTGTTCGGGGTGGTGTGCGACGTGACCGACAATGACGCCGTCGACCGGGCCTTCAAGGAGGTCGAGGAGCACCAGGGCCCCGTCGAGGTGCTGGTGTCCAACGCCGGTATCTCCAAGGATGCGTTTTTGATGCGGATGACCGAGGAACGGTTCACCGAGGTCATCGACACCAACCTGACCGGGGCATTCCGGGTGGCTCAGCGCGCCAGTCGCAGTATGCAGCGCAAGCGGTTCGGCCGGATCATCTTCATCGGGTCGGTCTCGGGCATGTGGGGCATCGGCAACCAGGCCAACTACGCGGCCGCCAAGGCCGGCCTGATCGGCATGGCCCGCTCGATCTCGCGCGAACTGTCCAAGGCGGGCGTCACCGCGAACGTCGTCGCGCCCGGCTACATCGACACCGAGATGACCCGTGCGCTCGACGAGCGGATCCAGGCCGGCGCACTGGAGTTCATCCCGGCCAAGCGCGTCGGCACGGCGCAGGAGGTCGCCGGGGCGGTCAGTTTCCTGGCCTCCGAGGACGCCGGTTACATCGCCGGTGCGGTCATCCCGGTCGACGGCGGCATGGGCATGGGCCACTAG